Part of the Sinorhizobium terangae genome is shown below.
ACTGTGTTCGGGCAATCTGCGAACACGGGAAGATCTTGAATTATAAGCGGGCCGGAGACGCAAGCCACTCCGGGCGGCCAGATTGGGGGGGAGGCTTGTTTTCCCTTCTTATGGCTGGTCGCGATAACAGGACCCTTTCCTCAAATTTCGAGAACTGCCTGCCCCCACGCCCATTTTGGGCAAAACTGCAATGCTGCCCGCGCCGTCAAGCGGGTGGAGAGAAAAGGACCTGACGCATGGCCGAAACTGGCACTGTAAAATTCTTCAACACCGACAAGGGCTTTGGTTTCATCAAGCCTGACAATGGTGGTGCAGACATCTTCGTACATATTTCAGCCGTGCAGGCTTCGGGCCTGAGCGGCCTTACGGAAAATCAGAAGGTAAGCTTCGACACCGAACCGGATCGCCGCGGCAAAGGCCCGAAGGCGGTCAACCTGCAGATCGCCGGCTGATACGGCCTCTGCTGACATTTAAGTTTAAGTTGCAGCCCGGCAAACTTGCCGGGTTTTTTCATTCAGGCTGCGTTCAGTTTGGACGCCATAGAGTCCGTTCATGATGAAAACCGGAACTGATTCCGGCCCCATGCATAGGATTGAAGCCCATGAACAAATTCATCAAAGCCGCTGTTCTCTCCGTTGCCGCAGCTGCGGTGGTCCTCCCGACCTTCGGTACCGCCCAAGCAGGAGATCACGATGATGCATGGGCCGCGGGCGCCGTGGGCCTAGTCACAGGCACGCTCATCGGAGGCGCGATCGCCTCGCAGCCGCGCTACTACAGCGAGCCGGTCTATAGCCAGCGCGTCTATGTCGATCCGGAACCCGAATATTACGAGCCCCGCCCGGTCTACCAGCCGCGTCCGGTTTACCAGGCTCGCCCGGTCTATCGCCGCGTCGCTGTGGAGAGCTACGGCCTCGAACCGTGGACACCGGCCTGGTATCGCTATTGCTCGCAGCGCTACCGCTCGTTCGATCCGGACAGCGGCACCTTCGTCGGTTATGACGGCCGCAGCCATTTCTGCACCGCCGGCTGATAGAAGCGCGGCAGTCTGAACGATGGCACACGCCTTTGTACGAGGCGTGTGCCATTTTGATTCATGCAGCGTTTCAAGGTGCTGTAGCGCCCTTTGCGCGTCTCCAAAGACGCGCGGCGCT
Proteins encoded:
- a CDS encoding cold-shock protein; its protein translation is MAETGTVKFFNTDKGFGFIKPDNGGADIFVHISAVQASGLSGLTENQKVSFDTEPDRRGKGPKAVNLQIAG
- a CDS encoding BA14K family protein, which encodes MNKFIKAAVLSVAAAAVVLPTFGTAQAGDHDDAWAAGAVGLVTGTLIGGAIASQPRYYSEPVYSQRVYVDPEPEYYEPRPVYQPRPVYQARPVYRRVAVESYGLEPWTPAWYRYCSQRYRSFDPDSGTFVGYDGRSHFCTAG